A genome region from Prionailurus bengalensis isolate Pbe53 chromosome B4, Fcat_Pben_1.1_paternal_pri, whole genome shotgun sequence includes the following:
- the LOC122472687 gene encoding NKG2-D type II integral membrane protein-like encodes MNLVRDRWACHSMAMDAVRNSNSELVYHGISTRPKRRRVLNTSKYRENPSPFFLVHSIAIALGIHFIIMVMICGAIIIHSLFHQEAPLPLQESYCGPCPKNWICYRNTCYQFFNESKSWYQSQASCVSQNSSLLKIYSREHQDFLKLVKSYHWMGLIQTPPNGSWQWEDGSILLPDQLTMVDMQNGTCAVYGSNFKAYTEDCLTPNTYICMQRIV; translated from the exons CCATGGATGCAGTCCGTAATTCCAACTCTGAGCTGGTATATCATGGTATTTCCACACGACCAAAGAGAAGGCGTGTATTAAACACAAGCAAATATAGAGAAAACC CATCTCCATTTTTCCTAGTCCATTCCATTGCTATAGCTCTGGGGATCCACTTCATTATTATGGTAATGATATGCGGTGCCATAATCATACATT cattattCCACCAAGAAGCTCCACTTCCTTTACAAG AAAGTTATTGTGGCCCATGTCCTAAAAACTGGATATGTTATAGAAATACCTGCTaccaattttttaatgaaagcaaaaGCTGGTACCAAAGCCAAGCCTCTTGTGTGTCTCAAAATTCCAGTCTCTTGAAGATATACAGCAGAGAACACCAG GATTTCCTAAAATTGGTGAAGTCTTATCATTGGATGGGACTAATACAAACTCCACCAAACGGATCATGGCaatgggaagatggcagcattcTCTTACCCGACCA ACTAACCATGGTTGACATGCAGAATGGAACCTGTGCAGTTTATGGATCAAATTTTAAAGCTTATACAGAAGACTGTTTAACTccaaacacatacatatgcatgcagAGGATTGTGTAA